In Solea senegalensis isolate Sse05_10M linkage group LG6, IFAPA_SoseM_1, whole genome shotgun sequence, one genomic interval encodes:
- the lrrc42 gene encoding leucine-rich repeat-containing protein 42 codes for MDNDGVYVREKGVLRRVSEVVLSQPKPVSSSCRRTNPFVPKKEHFIFTYNAEGSLRYSTKSLFDITLLFVADNIHHVDSLVGFPEQVGDRLFAAAEENRVFVNTDISPKALQLFGDAYGQMVLGSLCLRNRFPLLHERMDEIKTFHSLKSLDLFGCRLDDDHEIFQHLTSTSLANSLTHLFIGGNSLSDVGLQRLTAPIRILRKGLDCLQLLDVSYNPISERALRYLTCLPKLEKLDVSGTRLKFGAGLKKTILKVLGLIYSEEPLDAFDHSRCKTEGWAEQVINQWETNSLQMPKQKKIEASRTSALRFFGRQKFVREVLKAAPLVCDSADEAKSDRLHFYRPAANNHTPENQDPFKENHRVKNSCQGVKKRPHQSDGCDGEHRSPPTKRLPSSALTAEDVDLLNSY; via the exons ATGGACAATGATGGCGTTTACGTCCGCGAGAAAGGTGTCCTCCGGCGTGTCAGCGAGGTCGTCCTTTCGCAGCCAAAGCCAGTGTCTTCTTCATGTAGAAGGACAAATCCGTTTGTGCCGAAAAAGGAACATTTTATATTCACCTACAACGCGGAGGGAAGTCTGAGATACTCCACCAAATCTCTCTTTGACATCACCCTGTTGTTCGTCGCTGACAACATTCACCACGTGGACTCTTTAGTAGGTTTCCCAGAGCAAGTGGGAGACAGGCtttttgcagcagcagaagagaatCGTGTGTTTGTGAACACAGACATTTCTCCAAAAGCCCTGCAGTTATTCGGTGATGCTTATGGGCAGATGGTGCTTGGATCCCTCTGTCTACGAAACAG GTTCCCCCTCTTGCACGAGAGGatggatgaaataaaaacattccaCAGTTTGAAGTCCTTGGATTTGTTCGGCTGCAGATTGGATGATGACCACGAGATATTCCAGCATCTAACATCTACCTCATTGGCAAA CAGCCTGACTCATCTTTTTATTGGTGGCAACAGCCTCTCTGATGTTGGATTACAAAGACTGACAGCACCTATCCGGATATTGAGGAAGGGACTGGACTGTCTTCAGCTCCTGGATGTTTCCT ATAATCCTATCTCAGAAAGGGCCCTCAGATACCTCACATGCCTGCCCAAACTTGAAAAGCTCGATGTATCTGGCACCAGGTTGAAG TTTGGTGCAGGTTTGAAGAAGACGATATTGAAAGTGTTGGGACTCATTTATTCAGAGGAACCACTGGATGCCTTTGATCACTCGAGGTGTAAAACTGAAGGCTGGGCAGAGCAG GTCATAAATCAGTGGGAAACAAATAGTTTGCAAATgccaaaacagaagaaaatcgAAGCATCAAGAACATCAGCGCTTCGCTTTT ttGGGAGGCAGAAGTTTGTCAGAGAAGTCCTAAAAGCAGCACCCCTGGTATGTGACAGTGCAGATGAGGCCAAGAGTGATAGACTGCATTTCTACAGACCAGCAGCCAATAATCATACACCTGAGAATCAGGATCCTTTTAAGGAAAACCATCGAGTGAAGAATTCCTGTCAGGGTGTCAAAAAAAGACCTCACCAGTCAGATGGGTGTGACGGCGAACATCGTAGCCCTCCGACAAAACGATTGCCTTCCTCAGCTCTCACTGCAGAGGACGTTGACTTGTTGAACAGCTACTGA
- the palm3 gene encoding paralemmin-3 isoform X1, protein MDEAEKYQLRVEAIAEKRRQQDEQEKVRREMEEEKLRLQQLKRKSLRDQWLMEGAPLSPTSVAAQSPHSPLWGSQAQEMEKHIDKLQAESQRLADESEKEQLEDGQEQQAVKVSDAGAGTIQDVVQNGETKTTATIEITDAEVNIIQSPLLDGTAVVLTNGGGAAFKDDNHEAKEPFSVSEGVLSMRVEPGLSLAVSEAEPGHVPEVNLNGGEDEGTLVMRAECVIVTDEADDAPEDNANTPEADEQESVQEMPLPHQGVSKDHGEIEEEVIKTETAPDTFTQPERSTAPESAPEAQLDTGAGDVEGDIETNESAEAEAQGTQLQLQPPATALEGTAMASVPVYSEAQPFTVTPIAEVEAVMSPEGAQDPVTVSDQFQEVLLADPHENQRTEAVLAEQEPLLSQVKAPSVRAEAAAAEANSPVNTDTHSPVRARQGEETEAPKRKTCQCCSVM, encoded by the exons ATGGATGAGGCTGAGAAGTACCAACTGCGAGTGGAGGCCATTGCT gaAAAGCGTCGGCAGCAGGATGAGCAGGAAAAAGtcaggagagagatggaggaggagaagctcagACTGCAGCAGCTCAAG AGGAAATCGTTAAGGGACCAGTGGCTGATGGAAGGAGCTCCCCTGTCCCCGACGTCTGTTGCTGCCCAGAGCCCTCACTCGCCTCTGTGGGGCTCCCAGGCCCAGGAGATGGAAAAGCACATTGACAA GTTGCAGGCAGAGAGTCAGCGGTTGGCGGATGAGAGCGAGAAGGAGCAGCTGGAGGATGGACAAGAA CAGCAGGCAGTGAAGGTGTCAGACGCCGGAGCAG GAACGATCCAAGATGTTGTGCAGAACGGAGAAACAAAGACAACGGCAACAATAG aaatAACTGATGCGGAAGTAAATATAATCCAAAGCCCTCTACTGGACGGAACTGCGGTTGTGTTAACTAACGGTGGAGGAGCAGCATTTAAAGATGATAATCACGAGGCCAAGGAACCCTTCAGCGTTTCGGAAGGAGTCCTTTCCATGAGGGTGGAACCTGGGTTGAGTCTCGCTGTCTCTGAGGCAGAACCTGGTCATGTTCCAGAGGTCAACTTGAATGGGGGCGAAGACGAAGGAACGTTGGTGATGAGAGCAGAATGTGTGATCGTCACAGATGAAGCTGATGATGCGCCTGAGGATAATGCTAATACACCCGAGGCAGACGAGCAGGAGTCTGTGCAGGAAATGCCCCTTCCACATCAAGGAGTGAGCAAAGATCACGGGGAAATTGAGGAGgaagtaataaaaacagaaacggCTCCAGACACTTTTACACAGCCAGAGCGGAGCACAGCGCCTGAATCCGCTCCAGAGGCACAACTAGACACTGGAGCTGGAGATGTGGAGGGTGACATCGAGACAAACGAAAGCGCTGAAGCTGAAGCACAGGGAACACAACTGCAACTGCAGCCTCCAGCCACCGCTCTAGAGGGCACTGCAATGGCTTCAGTGCCGGTTTACTCTGAGGCGCAGCCCTTCACTGTCACACCCATAGCTGAAGTTGAGGCTGTAATGTCACCAGAGGGAGCCCAAGATCCTGTGACCGTGTCTGACCAGTTTCAGGAGGTGCTCCTGGCCGATCCCCACGAGAACCAGAGGACAGAGGCAGTGCTGGCAGAGCAGGAGCCTCTTCTGTCTCAGGTCAAAGCCCCTAGTGtcagagcagaagcagcagcagcagaagcaaaCAGCCCGGtcaatacagacacacacagcccagTGAGGGCTCGTCAGGGAGAGGAGACTGAAGCACCCAAACGCAAAACCTGCCAGTGCTGCTCTGTCATGTAA
- the palm3 gene encoding paralemmin-3 isoform X2 — protein sequence MDEAEKYQLRVEAIAEKRRQQDEQEKVRREMEEEKLRLQQLKRKSLRDQWLMEGAPLSPTSVAAQSPHSPLWGSQAQEMEKHIDKLQAESQRLADESEKEQLEDGQEQAVKVSDAGAGTIQDVVQNGETKTTATIEITDAEVNIIQSPLLDGTAVVLTNGGGAAFKDDNHEAKEPFSVSEGVLSMRVEPGLSLAVSEAEPGHVPEVNLNGGEDEGTLVMRAECVIVTDEADDAPEDNANTPEADEQESVQEMPLPHQGVSKDHGEIEEEVIKTETAPDTFTQPERSTAPESAPEAQLDTGAGDVEGDIETNESAEAEAQGTQLQLQPPATALEGTAMASVPVYSEAQPFTVTPIAEVEAVMSPEGAQDPVTVSDQFQEVLLADPHENQRTEAVLAEQEPLLSQVKAPSVRAEAAAAEANSPVNTDTHSPVRARQGEETEAPKRKTCQCCSVM from the exons ATGGATGAGGCTGAGAAGTACCAACTGCGAGTGGAGGCCATTGCT gaAAAGCGTCGGCAGCAGGATGAGCAGGAAAAAGtcaggagagagatggaggaggagaagctcagACTGCAGCAGCTCAAG AGGAAATCGTTAAGGGACCAGTGGCTGATGGAAGGAGCTCCCCTGTCCCCGACGTCTGTTGCTGCCCAGAGCCCTCACTCGCCTCTGTGGGGCTCCCAGGCCCAGGAGATGGAAAAGCACATTGACAA GTTGCAGGCAGAGAGTCAGCGGTTGGCGGATGAGAGCGAGAAGGAGCAGCTGGAGGATGGACAAGAA CAGGCAGTGAAGGTGTCAGACGCCGGAGCAG GAACGATCCAAGATGTTGTGCAGAACGGAGAAACAAAGACAACGGCAACAATAG aaatAACTGATGCGGAAGTAAATATAATCCAAAGCCCTCTACTGGACGGAACTGCGGTTGTGTTAACTAACGGTGGAGGAGCAGCATTTAAAGATGATAATCACGAGGCCAAGGAACCCTTCAGCGTTTCGGAAGGAGTCCTTTCCATGAGGGTGGAACCTGGGTTGAGTCTCGCTGTCTCTGAGGCAGAACCTGGTCATGTTCCAGAGGTCAACTTGAATGGGGGCGAAGACGAAGGAACGTTGGTGATGAGAGCAGAATGTGTGATCGTCACAGATGAAGCTGATGATGCGCCTGAGGATAATGCTAATACACCCGAGGCAGACGAGCAGGAGTCTGTGCAGGAAATGCCCCTTCCACATCAAGGAGTGAGCAAAGATCACGGGGAAATTGAGGAGgaagtaataaaaacagaaacggCTCCAGACACTTTTACACAGCCAGAGCGGAGCACAGCGCCTGAATCCGCTCCAGAGGCACAACTAGACACTGGAGCTGGAGATGTGGAGGGTGACATCGAGACAAACGAAAGCGCTGAAGCTGAAGCACAGGGAACACAACTGCAACTGCAGCCTCCAGCCACCGCTCTAGAGGGCACTGCAATGGCTTCAGTGCCGGTTTACTCTGAGGCGCAGCCCTTCACTGTCACACCCATAGCTGAAGTTGAGGCTGTAATGTCACCAGAGGGAGCCCAAGATCCTGTGACCGTGTCTGACCAGTTTCAGGAGGTGCTCCTGGCCGATCCCCACGAGAACCAGAGGACAGAGGCAGTGCTGGCAGAGCAGGAGCCTCTTCTGTCTCAGGTCAAAGCCCCTAGTGtcagagcagaagcagcagcagcagaagcaaaCAGCCCGGtcaatacagacacacacagcccagTGAGGGCTCGTCAGGGAGAGGAGACTGAAGCACCCAAACGCAAAACCTGCCAGTGCTGCTCTGTCATGTAA